CAATATTCTAGTACATCCAAGTATTGTAGACAGTTTTTCAATGGTCTGCTTAGAGGCCATGTCATATGGAATACCAATAATCTGTACAAAGAATATTGGTCTAGTTGAATATATCCATCCTGGTCGCGATTCAATTGTTATTGAACCAGACAACCAAGAACAACTTCAGAAAGCAGTAAAGAAACTTATCGATGATTCTAATTTTCGAATTGCAATAAGTCAGCAAGGTAAATTGACTGCTCAAACTCTATCTTCTTATGAGCAAACACTAAAAGTTGAAAATATTTATGAAACATTTATTTCCTGATGGACCAAAAAAAATCCTAATCATTTCTTCCTGGGCACCACCAATGATCGGCGGACCGCAGAGTCTTTATAATGTCTTTTCTCAATTTCCAAAAGATTCATATTCTATACTGACTTCATATAATATTATATGGGATACCCAGAAATCAAATGTTTCTGGGTCTTGGCTTCCATGTAAATATTATTTTTTTGATCATAAGGGAGAAATTAACGGTGGTAGTGTTAAAATTCTGACCGCCAGCAAAAATGTAAATATAGCGAAAAAGGTTTTCGACTTTTTTAAAGCACTGCCGGTTTTTAATTTAATTGTAATCTCAGCATTATTAGTTTATTCTATATTTTCTACCACAAAAAAAACTATTACTATCAGTAAGCAAAACAAATTTAACATGCTGTTGGGATTATCAGATATTGGCTATGCTCTGATTAGCACCTATTTCGCTCATAAAATTACTAAAATCCCCTATGCACTCTATATATTTGATGTTTACAAGGGTTATAAATTTGAGTTACCCTATAAGTTTTTGGCTAGCTTGTTTGAGAAAGTTATTTTTAAAAACGCGAAAATAATAATCGTGACTAATAAAGCTACCGAAGATCTATATAAAAAAAGATACGGGGATAGTTTAAATATTAAGATAATACATAATTCAGTTTTTACGGATGCTTATGATAAAATCAGGGTTGAACGACATATTACAGCGCCATACAAAATTATTTTTACCGGTTATGTTTATTGGGCACAAGAGCAGAGTCTTTTAAATTTAATTAAAGCTATGGAACAGCTAATAGATCTACCGGTAGAACTACTAATATATTCGCCAAAACCTACTGACGCTATCAGAAATTCGATTGTAAATAAAAATAATATCAAACTTCTGTCAGCAAATCAATCAGAAATTCCCAAGATCCAAAATGAGGCGACCTTATTATTCTTACCTCTTTCCTGGAACACTAATGCTCCCGCAATTATTACGACCGCTACTCCCGGAAAATATACTGATTATTTGGCCTCTGGTCGTCCTATGCTAGTGCATGCACCTGATTATGCTTATGTTTCTCAATATACCAAAGAAAATCAATTAGGATTGGTCGTTGATAAAAATGACATTCAATTACTGGC
The Patescibacteria group bacterium genome window above contains:
- a CDS encoding glycosyltransferase, producing the protein MKHLFPDGPKKILIISSWAPPMIGGPQSLYNVFSQFPKDSYSILTSYNIIWDTQKSNVSGSWLPCKYYFFDHKGEINGGSVKILTASKNVNIAKKVFDFFKALPVFNLIVISALLVYSIFSTTKKTITISKQNKFNMLLGLSDIGYALISTYFAHKITKIPYALYIFDVYKGYKFELPYKFLASLFEKVIFKNAKIIIVTNKATEDLYKKRYGDSLNIKIIHNSVFTDAYDKIRVERHITAPYKIIFTGYVYWAQEQSLLNLIKAMEQLIDLPVELLIYSPKPTDAIRNSIVNKNNIKLLSANQSEIPKIQNEATLLFLPLSWNTNAPAIITTATPGKYTDYLASGRPMLVHAPDYAYVSQYTKENQLGLVVDKNDIQLLADTIRNFIKYPGNGQNYVNNALKIFYQNHDAKKNAKKLAKLLEI